The following are encoded together in the Anoplopoma fimbria isolate UVic2021 breed Golden Eagle Sablefish chromosome 13, Afim_UVic_2022, whole genome shotgun sequence genome:
- the LOC129101601 gene encoding uncharacterized protein LOC129101601 has product MLGDQVAVLEVSSSGEKDRWLKLLKDGAAVTQEHTGGALSGLQTRRFPTSNTYMDDPFHLSGDQPIYSNTSILEHMLHSSQDSVGCVSLSSRDLKTNNNNNSDVFSVHNRKSVNMERGVQKLELTGKSTVQLRAGSELNLASAGKQNKRTFRQSLAICSERAQAGFLNPLLRRTASAKNSLRRAPSALFIEHGKVFQRRKEWENKAAG; this is encoded by the exons ATGCTCGGTGACCAGGTGGCTGTGCTGGAG GTGAGCAGTTCAGGTGAGAAGGATCGATGGTTAAAGCTGCTGAAGGACGGAGCAGCCGTCACACAGGAGCACACAGGTGGAGCTCTGAG TGGTTTACAGACTCGTAGGTTTCCCACCTCCAACACCTACATGGACGACCCCTTCCATCTGAGTGGAGACCAGCCCATCTACTCCAACACCTCCATACTGGAGCACATG CTCCACAGCTCTCAGGATTCAGTCGGCTGCGTCTCGTTGTCGTCCAGAGACTTGAagaccaacaacaacaacaacagcgaTGTCTTCAGTGTCCACA acagGAAGTCGGTGAACATGGAGCGAGGTGTTCAGAAGCTGGAGCTGACGGGGAAGAGCACGGTGCAGCTGAGGGCGGGGTCAGAGCTCAACCTGGCGTCTGCTGGGAAGCAAAACAAACGCACCTTCAGACAGTCGCTGGCCATCTGCAGTGAGCGTGCTCAG GCGGGTTTCCTGAACCCTCTGCTGCGACGGACGGCCTCGGCTAAGAACTCTCTGAGACGAGCTCCTTCAGCGCTGTTCATCGAACACGGGAAGGTTTTCCAGAGGAGGAAG gaaTGGGAAAACAAAGCTGC
- the LOC129101267 gene encoding LOW QUALITY PROTEIN: dematin-like (The sequence of the model RefSeq protein was modified relative to this genomic sequence to represent the inferred CDS: deleted 1 base in 1 codon): MMPKQLAQTSPGSVLSLRASSVPGSPAAAIVVRVEDGLIGYKDLAALPRDKAILDIERPDLMIYQQHYSYSPLERSLSPRSLSPPPSPEKESRDWLENRSPGGSSPGSSIQTSRTHSTHTPSTPNTPNTPNTPTPHTPNTAHTHSSGSKSNMQHFHRPENGSNIYKKPPIYKQDTCIRPPLPQGKHFEDLIIESSKFPAAQPPDPNQPSKIETEFWPCPLHEKEWRKKDQREGDDEDEGEQSDELWGLRALQKQELNKIQSNLGKIILKEELDKSAAPLRRKTRSLPDRSQNTGSNASRSVYFPASSRSGLSRVSPAEHHRPITAEFSDHGDEHVSVCFQLQSAEFSSSEKTTADLQNGDSRMDRGNSLPSMLDQKICPYDMLVVTHRRRSKLPPGVDRTRLERHLSQEEFFSVFGMSIEEFDSLSLWKRNDLKKKVCLF; this comes from the exons ATGATGCCAAAG cagctGGCTCAGACGTCTCCGGGCAGCGTTTTGTCCCTCAGAGCGTCCAGCGTCCCAGGATCCCCTGCTGCCGCCATCgtg GTCCGTGTGGAGGACGGGCTCATCGGCTATAAGGACCTGGCGGCGCTGCCGAGGGACAAAGCCATCCTGGACATCGAACGGCCGGACCTGATGATCTACCAGCAGCACTACAGCTACAGCCCTCTGGAG aGGTCCTTGTCTCCTCgctccttgtctcctcctccctcccccgaG AAGGAGTCCAGGGATTGGCTGGAGAACCGTTCTCCTGGGGGTTCCTCTCCTGGTTCCAGCATCCAGACCAGCAGAacccacagcacacacacaccgtcaaCGCCGAACACACCCAACACACCCAACACAccc acaccacacacaccaaacacagcacacacacactcatctggTTCCAAGAGCAACATGCAGCACTTCCACCGGCCCG AAAACGGCTCTAACATCTATAAGAAGCCTCCCATCTACAAACAAG acacgTGTATTA gaCCCCCCCTCCCTCAGGGTAAACACTTTGAGGATCTGATCATTGAGTCCTCAAAGTTTCCGGCCGCTCAGCCTCCGGACCCGAACCAGCCGTCAAAGATCGAGACCGAGTTCTGGCCCTGCCCCCTCCATG AGAAGGAGTGGAGGAAGAAGgatcagagagaaggagatgatgaagatgaaggagagCAGAGTGATGAGCTGTGGGGACTGAGAGCGCTTCAGAAACAAGAACTCAACAAG ATTCAGTCTAATCTGGGTAAAATCATCCTGAAGGAGGAGCTGGATAAATCTGCTGCTCCTCTGAGGAGGAAAACTCGTTCTCTACCAGACCGAAGCCAAAACACTG ggTCCAACGCCTCGCGGTCGGTGTATTTCCCAGCATCCTCTAGGAGCGGCCTCTCCAGGGTGAGTCCTGCAGAACACCatcgaccaatcacagcagagtTTAGTGACCACGGTGatgaacatgtttctgtttgttttcagcttcaGTCAGCAGAGTTCAGCTCCTCTGAGAAAACGACCGCAG ATCTTCAG aatggagactccaggatggacagaggaAACTCTCTCCCCAGCATGTTGGATCAAAAG ATCTGCCCCTATGACATGCTGGTGGTGACCCACAGAAGGCGGAGCAAGCTGCCTCCAGGTGTGGACCGAACCAGGCTGGAG CGTCACCTCTCTCAGGAGGAGTTCTTCAGTGTCTTCGGGATGTCCATCGAGGAGTTCGacagcctctctctctggaAGAGGAACGACCTGAAGAAGAAGGTCTGTCTCTTCTGA